One window of the Mixophyes fleayi isolate aMixFle1 chromosome 6, aMixFle1.hap1, whole genome shotgun sequence genome contains the following:
- the STX3 gene encoding syntaxin-3 isoform X4, with product MKDRLEQLKATQDTDDTDEVDISIDNAAFMDDFFTQIEEIRQNIEKISESVSETKKLHSVILSAPLPEQKTKDELENLTLEIKKAANNVRSRLKAMEQSIEQDDMQSSADLRIRKSQHSVLSRKFVDVMTKYNEAQVDFRERSKGRIQRQLEITGKSTTDAELEEMLESGNPNIFTSGIINDSQISRQALSEIESRHRDIVRLESSLKELHDMFMDIAMLVENQGALIDRIENNMDESVGFVERAVADTKKAVKYQSEARRKKIMILICCVILIIITASTIGGIFA from the exons ATGAAGGACCGACTGGAGCAACTGAAGGCG ACCCAAGACACCGATGACACAGATGAGGTTGATATCTCCATCGATAATGCTGCCTTTATGGATGACTTCTTTACTCAG ATTGAGGAAATTCGGCAAAACATTGAAAAGATCTCAGAGAGTGTCAGTGAGACGAAGAAACTGCACAGCGTGATCCTATCGGCGCCACTCCCTGAACAAA AAACAAAAGACGAATTAGAAAACTTGACCCTAGAGATCAAGAAAGCAGCAAATAACGTCAGGTCACGTTTAAAGG CAATGGAACAGTCTATAGAGCAGGATGACATGCAATCGTCTGCAGACCTTCGAATACGGAAATCTCAG CACTCTGTCCTCTCTCGGAAGTTTGTGGATGTTATGACCAAATACAACGAGGCTCAGGTGGATTTTAGAGAGCGAAGCAAAGGACGAATCCAGAGACAGTTGGAGATCA CTGGCAAAAGTACGACTGATGCTGAATTGGAAGAAATGCTCGAGAGTGGAAATCCTAATATTTTTACATCTGGG ATAATTAACGACTCACAGATTTCTCGTCAGGCTCTGAGCGAGATTGAATCCAGGCATCGGGATATCGTACGACTGGAAAGCAGTCTGAAGGAGCTCCATGATATGTTTATGGACATAGCCATGTTGGTTGAGAACCAG GGTGCTCTTATAGACCGTATAGAAAATAACATGGATGAGTCGGTGGGCTTTGTGGAACGAGCAGTTGCAGATACAAAGAAAGCTGTAAAATACCAGAGTGAGGCCCGGAGG AAGAAGATAATGATTCTGATTTGCTGTGTAATCCTTATCATTATCACAGCATCAACAATTGGAGGAATCTTTGCCTGA
- the STX3 gene encoding syntaxin-3 isoform X2 translates to MKDRLEQLKATQDTDDTDEVDISIDNAAFMDDFFTQIEEIRQNIEKISESVSETKKLHSVILSAPLPEQKTKDELENLTLEIKKAANNVRSRLKAMEQSIEQDDMQSSADLRIRKSQHSVLSRKFVDVMTKYNEAQVDFRERSKGRIQRQLEITGKSTTDAELEEMLESGNPNIFTSGIINDSQISRQALSEIESRHRDIVRLESSLKELHDMFMDIAMLVENQGEVTDNIEINVMKSVDHVEKAREETTKAVKYQSKARKGALIDRIENNMDESVGFVERAVADTKKAVKYQSEARRKKIMILICCVILIIITASTIGGIFA, encoded by the exons ATGAAGGACCGACTGGAGCAACTGAAGGCG ACCCAAGACACCGATGACACAGATGAGGTTGATATCTCCATCGATAATGCTGCCTTTATGGATGACTTCTTTACTCAG ATTGAGGAAATTCGGCAAAACATTGAAAAGATCTCAGAGAGTGTCAGTGAGACGAAGAAACTGCACAGCGTGATCCTATCGGCGCCACTCCCTGAACAAA AAACAAAAGACGAATTAGAAAACTTGACCCTAGAGATCAAGAAAGCAGCAAATAACGTCAGGTCACGTTTAAAGG CAATGGAACAGTCTATAGAGCAGGATGACATGCAATCGTCTGCAGACCTTCGAATACGGAAATCTCAG CACTCTGTCCTCTCTCGGAAGTTTGTGGATGTTATGACCAAATACAACGAGGCTCAGGTGGATTTTAGAGAGCGAAGCAAAGGACGAATCCAGAGACAGTTGGAGATCA CTGGCAAAAGTACGACTGATGCTGAATTGGAAGAAATGCTCGAGAGTGGAAATCCTAATATTTTTACATCTGGG ATAATTAACGACTCACAGATTTCTCGTCAGGCTCTGAGCGAGATTGAATCCAGGCATCGGGATATCGTACGACTGGAAAGCAGTCTGAAGGAGCTCCATGATATGTTTATGGACATAGCCATGTTGGTTGAGAACCAG GGGGAGGTGACAGATAATATAGAGATCAACGTCATGAAATCGGTGGACCATGTAGAGAAAGCTCGGGAAGAGACTACAAAAGCTGTCAAATATCAGAGCAAAGCACGAAAG GGTGCTCTTATAGACCGTATAGAAAATAACATGGATGAGTCGGTGGGCTTTGTGGAACGAGCAGTTGCAGATACAAAGAAAGCTGTAAAATACCAGAGTGAGGCCCGGAGG AAGAAGATAATGATTCTGATTTGCTGTGTAATCCTTATCATTATCACAGCATCAACAATTGGAGGAATCTTTGCCTGA
- the STX3 gene encoding syntaxin-3 isoform X5 gives MKDRLEQLKATQDTDDTDEVDISIDNAAFMDDFFTQIEEIRQNIEKISESVSETKKLHSVILSAPLPEQKTKDELENLTLEIKKAANNVRSRLKAMEQSIEQDDMQSSADLRIRKSQHSVLSRKFVDVMTKYNEAQVDFRERSKGRIQRQLEITGKSTTDAELEEMLESGNPNIFTSGIINDSQISRQALSEIESRHRDIVRLESSLKELHDMFMDIAMLVENQGEVTDNIEINVMKSVDHVEKAREETTKAVKYQSKARKKKIMILICCVILIIITASTIGGIFA, from the exons ATGAAGGACCGACTGGAGCAACTGAAGGCG ACCCAAGACACCGATGACACAGATGAGGTTGATATCTCCATCGATAATGCTGCCTTTATGGATGACTTCTTTACTCAG ATTGAGGAAATTCGGCAAAACATTGAAAAGATCTCAGAGAGTGTCAGTGAGACGAAGAAACTGCACAGCGTGATCCTATCGGCGCCACTCCCTGAACAAA AAACAAAAGACGAATTAGAAAACTTGACCCTAGAGATCAAGAAAGCAGCAAATAACGTCAGGTCACGTTTAAAGG CAATGGAACAGTCTATAGAGCAGGATGACATGCAATCGTCTGCAGACCTTCGAATACGGAAATCTCAG CACTCTGTCCTCTCTCGGAAGTTTGTGGATGTTATGACCAAATACAACGAGGCTCAGGTGGATTTTAGAGAGCGAAGCAAAGGACGAATCCAGAGACAGTTGGAGATCA CTGGCAAAAGTACGACTGATGCTGAATTGGAAGAAATGCTCGAGAGTGGAAATCCTAATATTTTTACATCTGGG ATAATTAACGACTCACAGATTTCTCGTCAGGCTCTGAGCGAGATTGAATCCAGGCATCGGGATATCGTACGACTGGAAAGCAGTCTGAAGGAGCTCCATGATATGTTTATGGACATAGCCATGTTGGTTGAGAACCAG GGGGAGGTGACAGATAATATAGAGATCAACGTCATGAAATCGGTGGACCATGTAGAGAAAGCTCGGGAAGAGACTACAAAAGCTGTCAAATATCAGAGCAAAGCACGAAAG AAGAAGATAATGATTCTGATTTGCTGTGTAATCCTTATCATTATCACAGCATCAACAATTGGAGGAATCTTTGCCTGA
- the STX3 gene encoding syntaxin-3 isoform X1 yields the protein MKDRLEQLKATQDTDDTDEVDISIDNAAFMDDFFTQIEEIRQNIEKISESVSETKKLHSVILSAPLPEQKTKDELENLTLEIKKAANNVRSRLKAMEQSIEQDDMQSSADLRIRKSQHSVLSRKFVDVMTKYNEAQVDFRERSKGRIQRQLEITGKSTTDAELEEMLESGNPNIFTSGIINDSQISRQALSEIESRHRDIVRLESSLKELHDMFMDIAMLVENQGEVTDNIEINVMKSVDHVEKAREETTKAVKYQSKARKCITSSMTPYPSVAIDPNYLPNLNLDYCPASLVFPTHGWIHMLASWRTLLNPDPWNLEDVTGPR from the exons ATGAAGGACCGACTGGAGCAACTGAAGGCG ACCCAAGACACCGATGACACAGATGAGGTTGATATCTCCATCGATAATGCTGCCTTTATGGATGACTTCTTTACTCAG ATTGAGGAAATTCGGCAAAACATTGAAAAGATCTCAGAGAGTGTCAGTGAGACGAAGAAACTGCACAGCGTGATCCTATCGGCGCCACTCCCTGAACAAA AAACAAAAGACGAATTAGAAAACTTGACCCTAGAGATCAAGAAAGCAGCAAATAACGTCAGGTCACGTTTAAAGG CAATGGAACAGTCTATAGAGCAGGATGACATGCAATCGTCTGCAGACCTTCGAATACGGAAATCTCAG CACTCTGTCCTCTCTCGGAAGTTTGTGGATGTTATGACCAAATACAACGAGGCTCAGGTGGATTTTAGAGAGCGAAGCAAAGGACGAATCCAGAGACAGTTGGAGATCA CTGGCAAAAGTACGACTGATGCTGAATTGGAAGAAATGCTCGAGAGTGGAAATCCTAATATTTTTACATCTGGG ATAATTAACGACTCACAGATTTCTCGTCAGGCTCTGAGCGAGATTGAATCCAGGCATCGGGATATCGTACGACTGGAAAGCAGTCTGAAGGAGCTCCATGATATGTTTATGGACATAGCCATGTTGGTTGAGAACCAG GGGGAGGTGACAGATAATATAGAGATCAACGTCATGAAATCGGTGGACCATGTAGAGAAAGCTCGGGAAGAGACTACAAAAGCTGTCAAATATCAGAGCAAAGCACGAAAG TGTATCACTTCATCCATGACTCCTTATCCTTCAGTAGCAATTGATCCTAACTACCTCCCCAACCTTAACCTAGACTATTGCCCAGCTTCACTTGTGTTTCCCACCCATGGATGGATCCACATGCTGGCTTCCTGGAGAACTCTCCTCAACCCAGATCCCTGGAACCTCGAGGATGTGACAGGCCCAAGATAG
- the STX3 gene encoding syntaxin-3 isoform X6, whose amino-acid sequence MKDRLEQLKATQDTDDTDEVDISIDNAAFMDDFFTQIEEIRQNIEKISESVSETKKLHSVILSAPLPEQKTKDELENLTLEIKKAANNVRSRLKAMEQSIEQDDMQSSADLRIRKSQHSVLSRKFVDVMTKYNEAQVDFRERSKGRIQRQLEITGKSTTDAELEEMLESGNPNIFTSGIINDSQISRQALSEIESRHRDIVRLESSLKELHDMFMDIAMLVENQGEVTDNIEINVMKSVDHVEKAREETTKAVKYQSKARKGALIDRIENNMDESVGFVERAVADTKKAVKYQSEARRKIIIIIVVVIILLAILALIIGLSLGLKK is encoded by the exons ATGAAGGACCGACTGGAGCAACTGAAGGCG ACCCAAGACACCGATGACACAGATGAGGTTGATATCTCCATCGATAATGCTGCCTTTATGGATGACTTCTTTACTCAG ATTGAGGAAATTCGGCAAAACATTGAAAAGATCTCAGAGAGTGTCAGTGAGACGAAGAAACTGCACAGCGTGATCCTATCGGCGCCACTCCCTGAACAAA AAACAAAAGACGAATTAGAAAACTTGACCCTAGAGATCAAGAAAGCAGCAAATAACGTCAGGTCACGTTTAAAGG CAATGGAACAGTCTATAGAGCAGGATGACATGCAATCGTCTGCAGACCTTCGAATACGGAAATCTCAG CACTCTGTCCTCTCTCGGAAGTTTGTGGATGTTATGACCAAATACAACGAGGCTCAGGTGGATTTTAGAGAGCGAAGCAAAGGACGAATCCAGAGACAGTTGGAGATCA CTGGCAAAAGTACGACTGATGCTGAATTGGAAGAAATGCTCGAGAGTGGAAATCCTAATATTTTTACATCTGGG ATAATTAACGACTCACAGATTTCTCGTCAGGCTCTGAGCGAGATTGAATCCAGGCATCGGGATATCGTACGACTGGAAAGCAGTCTGAAGGAGCTCCATGATATGTTTATGGACATAGCCATGTTGGTTGAGAACCAG GGGGAGGTGACAGATAATATAGAGATCAACGTCATGAAATCGGTGGACCATGTAGAGAAAGCTCGGGAAGAGACTACAAAAGCTGTCAAATATCAGAGCAAAGCACGAAAG GGTGCTCTTATAGACCGTATAGAAAATAACATGGATGAGTCGGTGGGCTTTGTGGAACGAGCAGTTGCAGATACAAAGAAAGCTGTAAAATACCAGAGTGAGGCCCGGAGG AAAATTATCATAATTATTGTGGTGGTAATTATCCTGCTAGCAATTCTGGCCCTGATTATCGGTTTATCTCTGGGACTGAAGAAATGA
- the STX3 gene encoding syntaxin-3 isoform X3 translates to MKDRLEQLKATQDTDDTDEVDISIDNAAFMDDFFTQIEEIRQNIEKISESVSETKKLHSVILSAPLPEQKTKDELENLTLEIKKAANNVRSRLKAMEQSIEQDDMQSSADLRIRKSQHSVLSRKFVDVMTKYNEAQVDFRERSKGRIQRQLEITGKSTTDAELEEMLESGNPNIFTSGIINDSQISRQALSEIESRHRDIVRLESSLKELHDMFMDIAMLVENQGEVTDNIEINVMKSVDHVEKAREETTKAVKYQSKARKKIIIIIVVVIILLAILALIIGLSLGLKK, encoded by the exons ATGAAGGACCGACTGGAGCAACTGAAGGCG ACCCAAGACACCGATGACACAGATGAGGTTGATATCTCCATCGATAATGCTGCCTTTATGGATGACTTCTTTACTCAG ATTGAGGAAATTCGGCAAAACATTGAAAAGATCTCAGAGAGTGTCAGTGAGACGAAGAAACTGCACAGCGTGATCCTATCGGCGCCACTCCCTGAACAAA AAACAAAAGACGAATTAGAAAACTTGACCCTAGAGATCAAGAAAGCAGCAAATAACGTCAGGTCACGTTTAAAGG CAATGGAACAGTCTATAGAGCAGGATGACATGCAATCGTCTGCAGACCTTCGAATACGGAAATCTCAG CACTCTGTCCTCTCTCGGAAGTTTGTGGATGTTATGACCAAATACAACGAGGCTCAGGTGGATTTTAGAGAGCGAAGCAAAGGACGAATCCAGAGACAGTTGGAGATCA CTGGCAAAAGTACGACTGATGCTGAATTGGAAGAAATGCTCGAGAGTGGAAATCCTAATATTTTTACATCTGGG ATAATTAACGACTCACAGATTTCTCGTCAGGCTCTGAGCGAGATTGAATCCAGGCATCGGGATATCGTACGACTGGAAAGCAGTCTGAAGGAGCTCCATGATATGTTTATGGACATAGCCATGTTGGTTGAGAACCAG GGGGAGGTGACAGATAATATAGAGATCAACGTCATGAAATCGGTGGACCATGTAGAGAAAGCTCGGGAAGAGACTACAAAAGCTGTCAAATATCAGAGCAAAGCACGAAAG AAAATTATCATAATTATTGTGGTGGTAATTATCCTGCTAGCAATTCTGGCCCTGATTATCGGTTTATCTCTGGGACTGAAGAAATGA